A single genomic interval of Fibrobacter sp. UWT2 harbors:
- a CDS encoding bile acid:sodium symporter family protein, with amino-acid sequence MKNLRAILMPIAILLGILLPQAHVLSPLMPFLIGTMMFLTFVTKIPPQTHGYTFKIEIRALIVSLILVAAIAGIVKLFDLPREVLLGGAIIALCPPANAAPAMAKMLGGSASLALKIFLSGNLIACFSIPIVFGYLTGTDAGLSEIAMKIFNTIQPIISIPLAFALGLRAFYPELADRAAKYQKYTMFVWTFSVFVILAKASYDIREMGFTELWNSGKLPMMAGISLILCILLYALGWYVERNRRPIESAQSMGQKNTTLVIWIATLYAGPVVALAPTCYVVWQNLVLSYLSARIKPKEPAKTDG; translated from the coding sequence ATGAAGAATTTGCGTGCCATTTTGATGCCGATTGCGATTTTACTCGGGATTTTGCTCCCGCAGGCACACGTGCTTTCGCCGTTAATGCCGTTTTTGATCGGTACCATGATGTTTTTGACGTTTGTGACTAAAATTCCGCCGCAAACGCATGGTTACACGTTTAAAATTGAAATTCGTGCACTGATTGTGAGCTTGATTCTGGTGGCTGCCATTGCGGGCATTGTAAAACTCTTTGACCTTCCGCGCGAGGTACTTTTGGGTGGTGCGATTATTGCGCTTTGCCCGCCTGCAAATGCGGCCCCTGCTATGGCGAAAATGCTTGGCGGTTCGGCCTCGCTTGCCTTGAAGATTTTCTTGAGTGGAAACCTGATTGCGTGTTTTTCGATCCCGATTGTGTTCGGTTACCTGACAGGAACTGATGCTGGTCTGAGCGAAATCGCGATGAAGATTTTCAATACGATTCAGCCGATTATTAGCATCCCGCTGGCGTTTGCGCTGGGTCTGCGAGCTTTTTACCCGGAACTTGCTGACCGCGCCGCGAAATACCAGAAGTACACCATGTTCGTGTGGACGTTCTCGGTGTTCGTAATTTTGGCGAAGGCGAGCTACGACATTCGCGAAATGGGATTCACGGAACTTTGGAATAGCGGTAAACTCCCCATGATGGCGGGAATTTCGCTGATTCTTTGCATTCTCCTTTACGCCCTCGGCTGGTATGTCGAAAGGAACCGTCGCCCGATTGAAAGTGCGCAGAGCATGGGCCAGAAGAATACGACGCTCGTCATCTGGATTGCGACTTTGTATGCGGGCCCCGTGGTGGCACTCGCCCCCACTTGCTATGTGGTGTGGCAGAATCTGGTGCTCAGCTATCTGAGCGCGAGGATTAAGCCGAAGGAACCTGCAAAAACGGATGGCTAG